GAAACACAACTGTGGGACTTTTCCTCCTTTTTATATTAGTCTGGATCGATAAGTCCCCAAGAATCTTTACACTATTTGTGTATATATATCATGGTCTTAATCTGATGCTTTTACCATTTCTATGATGCCCCCAAGTTGAAGCTTTTGCAGATTTTCCAATGCATTCCCTGTGCAGTTTTATGTGTCCATAAGTCTCTGATGTAAATTAATCTGCTACATTCTGATATGATATGTCATTAACAGACTCACCTCTGTCATAACACATATGACATTTTTGCCCCCATCTGCTGTTTTCCTGAGGTACATTGTCCAATGTATAAAGTGACTTGACCTTGGCTGACATATTCTCTCTGTTTCTGATATTCAATAAATCCCCTTGGAATCCACTCCCAACTCTCGAAACAGTCAACGGTGTTGGTGAAGAATTTACTATGGCATATTCCTTTCATTTATACTTTTGCAACCTTTCACTTTTAagctcatttctttttctcccagcatgttttcattctttactTTCTTGTACTCTTGCTAGCTATTTCAATATTCACACAATCTTTAACACGTATCATGTTGTTATCattgttgtaataataattataatattatttcatagACTTCATTGCTTATCCATctcaaaaatattaaaatccCACTTCAATAAACCTTTGTTAAAGAAATAGATGCTTGAAATTACAACCCCTCGCAGCCAGCCAGTTATAATAaaccgatttttttttaactaaggATGATTTGATCACAGAAACTGGCCAGACTCGcctatttcattttttgacacgaattaattattttgcatgCAAGTACTGTTAATAGACAAATGAGTCATAATGTGGACATCCAGGGGATTCCACTATTGCCAGTCAGCAGCCAGGCAACACAGTCAATGTCAGGGGGATAAGCCGCTTATCCAAAGCAGGAAAGGGGGAGGGTAGAGAGAGAGAATGCTGATAACTAGACCAAAGCACCAAAATGGCAATTCTTGAGATTATTGATACCTCAATCCTTTGAAAGATGCTCTTTACATACTACACTGGTCACAAACACCAAATGTTACATATGTCACCCCTGACTCAAACCAACCGCTCTTTATTGCTAACtgtatttattattatgtatattGGATTTTAATGACCATATTTGAAATGTTGTAAAATCTCTTGAAGAGGCCAGATAGCTGGCAGCAAATACTGTACCCACAGGATCCTCACAGCTCAGCTCCTAAACATCCAGTCACTTTTGCTATCATTCTGAATCTGCAAAAGAGAAAGTTTGCCTTGCAGACTGAAAAATTATTCCTTTGattgtttattgttgttgGCTCGGCAAGTCATCATGGTTGGGCTTCTTGTCATTACAGGAGGAAGGACTCATGACAAAAAAAGTCATTACATGTCTGATTGTACTCAATATGACTATTTTAAGTGCATCAATACTGCCTCCAAATTATAACCCTGCCTTAAAAGACCCTTTGATGTTCTTGTGCCTTGTCATGATTTAGGGGACCTGAAGGGACACCATTTGAAGGTGGTGTGTTCACAACAAGACTTGTCTTTCCTCCTGATTACCCTTTGAGTCCTCCCAAGATGAGGTTTACATGTGACATGTTCCATCCCAATGGTTAGTGGAAATTGCTAATtgatcacaataataattattattataataatcaaTAGGGATGatgattttgactttttcagacCTTTTTACACTGTAGATACATACATATAGATGAGTGCATTCAGAAACTATATCCCCTTGTCCTCCTGCCAAGAAATACCAATCCTATGTAGTGTAAATTGTACCCATGGAGTGGCCCATGGTCCTAACATTTGAGCAACATCCAATGCAAATTTTCGAAGAAACTGATGCACAATAATGTGAATGAATGATAAagacattttgcatttgcttgGTAGTATACCCTGATGGAAGAGTGTGCATCTCTATACTCCATGCCCCTGGGGATGACCCTATGGGTTACGAGAGCAGTGCAGAGAGATGGAGTCCTGTGcagtcagttgaaaaaatcCTTTTATCTGTTGTCAGTATGCTTGCGGGTGAGgaatctgtttgtttgttaatttGTGCTTTACGTTTTCTTTTCCACTTCTCCAAACAACATTGCAGCTTCAAGAAACTTTTCACTCTCTTGCGGCAGAtgattcttttgtatttttccttGGCATAGTTATCGGTAACTTTGAGATTCATTATTTGAGGACACAAGACAAACTTCTTCTCGAATTCCAATGCAATGCACATCAATCTCTCTGGTTGCACTAGAATTGCCAATATAAATTGATGACTTCAAACTGAGGGGGAAAAAAGTGATTAATTATGCAAGCTATCAACTCAATCAATTTTAAgcatctttttgttttgtattacTTTTAACAGAACCCAATGATGAAAGTGGGGCAAACGTAGATGCCTCGGTGAGTGTTACTGCTATCcaagttataataataattaagttaTAATAATCATTGGTGGCTAGTCCCTTTTATTAGCTTTTAGGTACTTAAATAAGTTACCttcctcagtttcttttaaatcTTGTGTTAAGTTaaacgttttttgttttttgttttttttatgaagGTTTTTCCCTTGCGGGGTTGTGTTTTTTGCTATTTACGTCTTCCTAATATATTTGTTAATAAACTAAAGGGTAAGGCTTTTTGTGgtcataaatattttttttaagctctTAATACATTAAGAAAGAAGTTATGCCGGAAGGCTTTGGGTGCCGCCTCTTCGGACGGACTATGGAGTTCCTTTTTAACTTTAACTTCAGTGGTCATACCGTAATTGCGGTTAGCATTCTAATCTGGAAATGGTTGGTCAATGGCCAGCTAAGCAACTACAATATACATTGAACTAAATATGCTGTTATGTAGATTAGCAAATTACACAAGCGGCtaataagaacaaaaaaataacaaagtaaCATTAATTTAGTACAATGCTAGCTTGAAATGGTTAACAGATGGTGCATGTATCACTGAAAAGGCCGACCGTTCCAGACCGGGATTGTTCTTGGAAAGAAGGAATATTGATCTGCATCTACTGAAGATGACAACGGCATAAATTTATAATTATGCGACCTTCTAGTCCCCTGAAAACCTAGAGTTATTTCGGCTAAGAAAGATATGTTCACAACATTGAAATTGATCTTATAAAACATCGTCGAATCATTGATGATATGGCGTTCCTCAAGCGATTACCAGTTCAGGTCTGCAAGCATAGCAGAGACGCTACTGTTGCGAGAGTAGTCATTAAAGAAAAAGCGGGTAGCTCTCCATTGGATAGACTCGATGGCAGAAATATCTTTGGCCGTGTTTGGTGACCAAGCAGCACTTGCTTACTCCGCAACTGGACAGACTAGACTAGCATAGGCTCGCGACTGGATCGCCCGGTCGCAAGGTGAAAGGTTCCGCTGGAGAACACACAAAATCTTATTTGCCTTTGTTTTAACTTCATCGCATTGCAGAGACCAACTGAGAGAGCTTGTGATGTAGGCGCCTAAAtacttaataaataaatacacaaCCGGTAGCTGAAGTGCAATGAGTTAGTATGCAGGGTCACAGAGAGTACAAAGCATTTGGTGGGTGTGAATCTCATCTGCCATTTAGCAGCCCACTGTTCCCGGGCAGTTGGTGGAGGTCAAGCTGTAAGCGATGGTGATCGTCAGGGCAACAAATTTGTCGGAATAAAACTGTATCATCAGAGAACAACCTTACTTCGGAAGATATGCCTGTAGGCAGATCATTTATATGCAGGAGAAACAGGACAGGCCCAAGAA
The DNA window shown above is from Acropora palmata chromosome 7, jaAcrPala1.3, whole genome shotgun sequence and carries:
- the LOC141887061 gene encoding ubiquitin-conjugating enzyme E2 G2-like isoform X1 gives rise to the protein MAGAALKRLMAEYKQLTLDSPEGILAGPLSEENFFEWEALITGPEGTPFEGGVFTTRLVFPPDYPLSPPKMRFTCDMFHPNVYPDGRVCISILHAPGDDPMGYESSAERWSPVQSVEKILLSVVSMLAEPNDESGANVDASKMWRDNREKFNEIARDIVKKSLGL
- the LOC141887061 gene encoding ubiquitin-conjugating enzyme E2 G2-like isoform X2, giving the protein MNPEVGISINTELTLDSPEGILAGPLSEENFFEWEALITGPEGTPFEGGVFTTRLVFPPDYPLSPPKMRFTCDMFHPNVYPDGRVCISILHAPGDDPMGYESSAERWSPVQSVEKILLSVVSMLAEPNDESGANVDASKMWRDNREKFNEIARDIVKKSLGL